The following are from one region of the Longimicrobium sp. genome:
- a CDS encoding NYN domain-containing protein — MSAAAIFVDGGYFDRVSRDCGSPRIDFGKLATELARPNDLLRTYYYHCLPYVSPVPTPEELERLEGKKRFFSALNRLNRFEVREGKLEYRGTDRESERPIFEQKRVDIYLGVDLVLLAVKQRVSRAILITGDSDFLPAIRAAKNEGVLIHLFHGTGPQQPHRDLWEEADDRTVITPELLQTFLLASPEDRRPYERQERTQSYDRPVYDRPDVRRPYSPPPRDEDPAADAWPVRSPQGL; from the coding sequence ATGAGTGCGGCGGCGATCTTTGTGGACGGCGGTTACTTCGACCGCGTCTCGCGCGACTGCGGCTCCCCGCGGATCGACTTCGGCAAGCTGGCCACCGAGCTGGCACGGCCCAACGACCTCCTGCGAACCTACTACTATCACTGCCTCCCTTACGTCTCGCCGGTGCCGACGCCGGAGGAGCTGGAGAGGCTGGAAGGGAAGAAGCGCTTCTTCAGCGCCCTCAACCGCCTGAACCGCTTCGAAGTGCGCGAAGGGAAGCTCGAGTACCGCGGCACCGACCGCGAGAGCGAGCGCCCCATCTTCGAGCAAAAGCGGGTGGACATCTACCTGGGGGTGGACCTGGTGCTGCTGGCCGTAAAGCAGCGCGTGTCCCGCGCCATCCTCATCACCGGCGACAGCGATTTCCTCCCGGCGATTCGCGCGGCCAAGAACGAGGGGGTGCTGATCCACCTCTTCCACGGCACCGGCCCGCAGCAGCCGCACCGCGACCTGTGGGAAGAGGCGGACGACCGCACCGTCATCACCCCCGAGCTGCTCCAGACCTTCCTCCTCGCCAGCCCCGAGGACCGCCGCCCCTACGAGCGGCAGGAGCGCACCCAGTCGTACGATCGCCCGGTCTACGATCGGCCGGACGTGCGCCGCCCCTACTCTCCGCCGCCCCGCGACGAAGATCCGGCCGCCGACGCCTGGCCGGTGCGCTCGCCGCAGGGACTCTGA